The following proteins are encoded in a genomic region of Nicotiana sylvestris chromosome 4, ASM39365v2, whole genome shotgun sequence:
- the LOC104243561 gene encoding small ribosomal subunit protein uS5x-like, with the protein MAERGGERGGFGRGFGGRGGRGGDRGGRGRGGRRPRRETEEEKWVPVTKLGRLVKDNKIRSLEQIYLHSLPIKEFQIIDTLIGPSLKDEVMKIMPVQKQTRAGQRTRFKAFVVVGDGNGHVGLGVKCSKEVATAIRGAIILAKLSVIPVRRGYWGNKIGKPHTVPCKVTGKCGSVTVRMVPAPRGAGIVAARVPKKVLQFAGIEDVFTSSRGSTKTLGNFVKATFDCLMKTYGFLTPDFWKETRFTKSPFQEYADILSKPANKVIVYPAEEAPAPERVEA; encoded by the exons ATGGCTGAGAGAGGAGGGGAGAGAGGAGGCTTTGGCCGTGGCTTCGGCGGACGCGGTGGAAGAGGTGGAGACCGCGGCGGACGCGGCCGTGGTGGCCGTCGTCCCCGCCGTGAGACAGAGGAGGAGAAATGGGTCCCAGTCACAAAGCTCGGAAGGCTAGTGAAAGACAACAAAATCCGTTCACTGGAGCAAATCTACCTCCACTCACTCCCTATTAAGGAGTTCCAAATCATCGACACACTCATCGGACCATCTCTAAAGGACGAGGTGATGAAAATCATGCCGGTTCAGAAACAGACCCGGGCCGGTCAGAGAACCCGATTCAAGGCCTTCGTCGTCGTCGGTGATGGGAACGGTCATGTCGGTTTGGGGGTGAAGTGCTCGAAGGAAGTGGCGACTGCTATACGTGGCGCAATTATATTGGCCAAGTTATCAGTGATTCCGGTGAGAAGAGGGTACTGGGGTAACAAGATTGGGAAGCCACACACAGTGCCATGTAAGGTAACTGGGAAATGTGGGTCAGTTACAGTGAGGATGGTGCCTGCTCCTCGTGGTGCTGGTATTGTGGCTGCTCGTGTTCCTAAGAAGGTGCTTCAGTTTGCTGGTATTGAGGATGTCTTCACCTCTTCTCGTGGATCCACCAAAACCCTCGGCAACTTCGTTAAG GCTACATTTGATTGTTTGATGAAGACTTATGGGTTCCTGACTCCAGACTTCTGGAAGGAGACTCGCTTCACCAAATCTCCTTTCCAAGAGTATGCTGATATCTTGTCTAAACCTGCCAATAAGGTTATTGTCTACCCCGCTGAGGAGGCGCCAGCACCTGAGAGGGTTGAAGCTTGA